A genomic region of Metopolophium dirhodum isolate CAU chromosome 1, ASM1992520v1, whole genome shotgun sequence contains the following coding sequences:
- the LOC132932922 gene encoding zinc finger MYM-type protein 1-like — protein sequence MPPKSGCQKPIVGDEKKNDNLVLITSTSSSSIPFVKLPAEEDNITNSNLSYTRNIDELKNNNDSTITELMTLNSPQKECSDIAMNDTDLPFSTKNENILLSSDSSENLNTISLLDPVHTLPIDRFCFKDQVLKGPYQPILDIYPSTIQGNKRRSFQKNWYTLYNWIEYSTKLDAVFCFPCRCFRGNESNNSQTTITFSKVGFKGWNKANEAFKKHQLSKCHVNSSTSLHNFLNEKSIDCVLDNAKEVSLSKKAEERIKNRQIMNRLIDIVICLCKGGRPFRGHNESSTSNNQGLFKEILNLLSKYDDLLKIHFQEGPKNALYRSNRIQNDIITSIHTVVLQKIISNINSSFISIMADETSDVGHHEQMSIVVRYFDDNVIRPIETFVSLKRMTSVTAESIFNTLCEFLILIKKNWKSVVAVCFDGASTMAGSINGVQMRCKEQNNEIMYVHCYAHCLNLTLIDAVCEKYSKKVVKNRLIFNFLGTIQYVHNYIESSPMRHSTLEKVAKETGITLLTLKSCSITRWACRAEAVKAIKNNYNVLLTAIDEICENTSVPEMRAKGIGILQQLQTFEFIFGMELMSPVLNIILKVSSMLQSPKIDLLIAAESINTLKNTLLNMRNNEEEYKVKKRKVTTKIDPSPSNQVFFKTKYEEFKVSVYYPLLDDLISGINSRFKQDTICLINAIANIINLNITTEITTILEKFAKISSDTLIAEIKLLKNSTDKNIPKGTTNESVFLWLDCIIPVTSCSCERVFSKLNIVKSKLRNTMAQDRLESLILLFTEQEMASNVEVDLVINEFIFTLNKKCERLVVIKF from the exons atgccACCTAAAAGCGGTTGCCAAAAAc ctATAGTTGGTGACGAAaagaaaaatgataatttagtattaattacatCTACTAGTTCTTCTTCTATACCATTTGTAAAGTTGCCTGCTGAAGAAGATAATATCACTAATTCTAATTTATCATATACTAGAAATAtcgatgaattaaaaaat AATAATGATTCAACAATTACTGAATTAATGACATTAAATTCGCCTCAAAAAGAATGTTCTGATATTGCTATGAATGATACAGACTTACCATTTTctactaaaaatgaaaatattttgctttcatCTGATTCTTCagaaaact TAAATACGATTAGTCTTTTAGATCCTGTGCATACATTGCCAATAGACCGTTTTTGTTTCAAAGATCAAGTATTAAAAGGACCTTATCAGCCAATCTTAGACATTTATCCATCAACTATTCAAGGGAACAAACGTAGatcttttcaaaaaaattggtatACTTTGTATAACTGGATAGAATATAGTACCAAATTGGATGCTGTATTTTGTTTCCCGTGCAGATGTTTTAGAGGTAATGAAAGTAATAATAGTCAaacaacaataacattttcaaaagttGGATTTAAAGGATGGAACAAGGCCAATGAAGCTTTTAAAAAACATCAattgtcaaaatgtcatgttaaTAGTTCAACTtccttacataattttttaaatgaaaaatcaatTGACTGTGTATTAGACAATGCTAAAGAAGTATCATTGAGTAAAAAAGCAGAAGAACGTATTAAAAATAGACAGATAATGAATAGGTTGATTGATATAGTGATTTGTTTATGTAAAGGAGGAAGGCCGTTCCGTGGTCATAATGAAAGTTCAACAAGCAATAACCAAGGACtctttaaagaaatattaaatttgttatcaaaGTATGATGATTTACTTAAAATTCACTTTCAGGAAGGTCCAAAAAATGCACTTTATAGAAGTAATAGAATccaaaatgatattattacatcaaTACATACAGTTGttctacaaaaaattatttcaaacattaatagTTCATTTATTTCAATCATGGCTGATGAGACAAGTGATGTCGGGCATCACGAACAAATGTCTATTGTTGTAAGATATTTTGATGATAATGTTATTAGACCTATAGAAACATTTGTTTCGTTAAAACGCATGACATCAGTAACTGCTGAATCAATTTTCAATACATTATGtgaatttctaattttaattaaaaaaaactggaaaTCAGTGGTTGCTGTATGCTTTGACGGAGCGTCAACTATGGCAGGTAGTATAAATGGTGTACAAATGAGATGTAaagaacaaaataatgaaattatgtaTGTGCATTGCTATGCGCATTGCCTAAATCTTACACTAATTGATGCTGTATgtgaaaaatattctaaaaaagtaGTTAAGAAtcgattgatttttaatttccttggaactatacaatatgtacacaaCTATATAGAAAGCAGTCCAATGAGACACTCAACACTAGAAAAAGTTGCTAAAGAAACAGGAATTACTCTTCTAACATTAAAGTCCTGTTCAATTACACGATGGGCATGTCGTGCGGAAGCTgtaaaagctattaaaaataattataatgttttattaactgCAATTGATGAAATATGTGAAAACACTTCAGTACCTGAGATGAGAGCAAAAGGAATTGGTATTTTACAACAACTCCaaacatttgaatttatttttggcATGGAATTAATGAGtcctgttttaaatataatattaaaagtaagttCTATGCTGCAGTCTCCAAAAATTGACCTTTTGATTGCAGCAGAAAGTATAAATACTTTAAAGAATACCTTATTAAACATGAGAAATAATGAAGaagaataca aagtaaaaaaaagaaaagttacAACTAAAATTGATCCGTCTCCTTCAAATCAAGTATTTTTTAAGACTAAATATGAAGAATTTAAAGTTTCTGTATATTATCCATTACTAGATGATCTTATTTCTGGAATAAATTCAAGATTTAAACAAGATACAATTTGCCTTATAAATGCtattgcaaatattataaatttaaatataactactGAAATAACTACCATTTTGGAAAAGTTTGCGAAAATTTCATCAGACACTTTAATTGCTGAAATCAAACTTCTCAAGAACTCGACAGACAAGAATATTCCTAAAGGAACTACTAATGAATCTGTGTTTTTGTGGCTGGATTG CATTATACCCGTAACTAGTTGTTCATGTGAACgggtattttcaaaattaaatattgtgaaaagTAAATTAAGAAATACAATGGCCCAAGACCGTCTGGaatcattaattttactttttacagaACAAGAAATGGCCTCTAATGTTGAAGTAGATTTGGTTATAAATGAGTTTA TATTTACGTTGAACAAGAAGTGTGAACGTCTCGTGGTTATCAAGTTctga
- the LOC132932921 gene encoding piggyBac transposable element-derived protein 4-like yields the protein MDERMINNALDDADIFSSDSFDDSDSDPIYCVESENNSDSQESSDDEIDDNQIEDLILSTPNNSQSNWKTVTGANQKMFNFMGNSGPLVILDEDMGPMDYFKLFCTDEIIELMVIETNRNAQQFLNTQQITRGSRFSFWQPINQNDMEKFMGLLMWMGLVKMTSIADYWSKAERYKNGVAPKTMSRNKFELILRFWHFEDNETADKADRLYKVRKLLNMANELVKNIQKPGEIIAVDESMIPFRGRLKFRQYIPNKTHKYGVKFFKVCGTNGYTYKIIIYEGKQSKPGEALSETIVTSLCENYLNEGRTIVTDNFYTSVPLAETLLRQNTHLVGTLRKNRRFLPKTVIEKKLKKGEIVGLENDSGIVVSKFKDKRDIHLLSARHQLNMTNTGKKNRNHEDIFKPDSILFYNAGKAGIDLSDQLASYCTPMRKSVRWYHKVATEIILNTFVVNSQIMYNEQQFRNKLTIHKFREVLVDKLLELKPTSLRVSNSEQPLENRFQRRQIIKHKLEETEEKCSRNRKKRKRCTECYTKFSKELGYKEALNKAKKVTTFCSLCPSKPSVCIQCFQDHLKKQNV from the exons atggatgaACGCATGATTAATAATGCATTAGATGATGCTGACATTTTTTCTAGTGACAGTTTTGACGATAGTGATAGTGATCCAATATATTGTGTTGAAAGTGAAAATAATAGTGATTCTCAAGAGTCGTCAGATGATGAGATTGATGATAATCAAATTGAGGATCTAATTTTATCAACACCTAACAATAGCCAATCAAATTGGAAAACTGTAACAGGTGCgaatcaaaaaatgtttaactttatgGGAAATTCGGGGCCATTAGTCATTTTAGACGAGGATATGGGACCTatggattattttaaattattttgtaccgaCGAAATAATTGAGTTAATGGTCATTGAAACAAATAGAAACgctcaacaatttttaaatactcaacAAATTACACGTGGTAGTAGATTTTCATTTTGGCAACCAATAAACCAAAATGATATGGAAAAATTTATGGGACTTTTGATGTGGATGGGACTCGTAAAAATGACTTCGATAGCTGATTATTGGAGCAAAGCTGAACGTTATAAAAATGGTGTTGCACCAAAAACAATGAGTCGGAATAAGTTTGAACTCATTCTTAGGTTTTGGCATTTTGAGGACAATGAGACTGCTGACAAAGCCGATCGCTTATACAAAGTAAGAAAATTACTTAATATGGCAAAcgaattagtaaaaaatatacagaaacCTGGAGAGATAATTGCGGTGGATGAATCTATGATACCTTTTCGAGGAAGACTGAAATTTCGGCAGTATATCCcaaataaaacacataaatatggcgtaaaatttttcaaagtatGTGGGACTAATGGTTAcacgtataaaattattatatacgaaggAAAACAATCTAAACCCGGAGAAGCGTTGAGTGAAACAATAGTAACTTCTTTGTGTGAAAATTATCTGAACGAAGGGCGTACTATTGTCACTGATAATTTTTATACGTCTGTTCCACTAGCGGAAACACTTTTAAGGCAAAACACTCATTTGGTCGGAACTCTTAGAAAAAATAGAcgttttttaccaaaaacagtgatagaaaaaaaattgaaaaaagggGAAATTGTCGGTCTGGAAAACGATTCTGGTATAGTAGTATCTAAATTTAAAGATAAACGCGACATTCACTTACTTTCAGCGCGACATCAATTAAATATGACAAACACTGGGAAGAAAAATAGGAATCATGAAGATATATTTAAACCAGACagcatattattctataatgctGGAAAAGCAGGCATAGATTTATCGGATCAGTTAGCGTCGTACTGCACTCCTATGAGAAAGAGTGTTCGGTGGTATCACAAGGTAGCAACagagataattttaaatacatttgttgtAAATTctcaaattatgtataatgaaCAACAATTTCGAAATAAACTCACCATACATAAATTTCGTGAAGTGCTTGTAGATAAACTCCTTGAATTAAAACCTACATCTTTACGTGTTTCAAATTCTGAACAACCTCTTGAAAATAGATTTCAAAGacgacaaataataaaacataaactcgAGGAGACAGAAGAAAAATGTTCaagaaacagaaaaaaaagaaaaaggtgTACTGAATGCtatacaaaattttcaaaagaACTAGGATACAA gGAAGCTTTGAACAAGGCTAAGAAAGTAACAACCTTTTGCAGTCTTTGCCCATCAAAACCATCGGTTTGCATACAATGTTTTCAAgaccatttaaaaaaacagaatgtatga